One genomic region from bacterium encodes:
- a CDS encoding DUF1573 domain-containing protein, whose translation MKTPFKTQEALCRWLCACLVVSATVLGQTNLPRPRLVCDEPLFDYGIKPNSIEIEHDFVIRNTGDLPLIISQVRSGCGCTRAQLSQNTLAPGSNAVLSARLSLRGVVGPKQTHIYLHSNDPENPVFQCKMAGSAVIDPSVKPPPPATPAPPVVERDLSSFPPEITIDPSETVPLGNVHYVIVRGKNDQPFNVTNVVVIPPAFPARLHSMKQVWARLKVGPITPASLGSGAVVRVYTDMPGAMPLDIPVRPVRSP comes from the coding sequence ATGAAGACTCCGTTTAAGACGCAAGAAGCGCTCTGTCGTTGGCTATGTGCCTGCCTGGTGGTCAGCGCAACCGTCCTGGGGCAAACAAATTTGCCCAGGCCCCGTCTCGTATGTGACGAACCGCTGTTCGATTATGGAATAAAGCCCAACAGTATTGAGATTGAGCATGATTTTGTTATCAGGAACACAGGCGATCTGCCGCTGATCATTTCGCAAGTTCGAAGTGGCTGCGGGTGTACCCGGGCCCAGCTCAGCCAGAACACCCTCGCTCCGGGGAGCAATGCGGTGCTGAGCGCCCGGCTTTCCTTGCGGGGTGTGGTTGGCCCCAAGCAAACCCACATCTATCTTCATTCAAACGACCCTGAAAACCCTGTATTTCAATGCAAAATGGCCGGTTCAGCCGTCATTGATCCATCGGTAAAGCCGCCTCCCCCGGCCACACCGGCTCCGCCCGTCGTGGAGCGTGATCTCAGCTCATTTCCCCCTGAAATCACGATCGATCCATCAGAAACGGTCCCCTTGGGGAATGTCCATTATGTGATTGTGCGCGGGAAAAATGATCAGCCGTTCAACGTGACCAACGTGGTGGTCATTCCGCCCGCCTTTCCGGCCCGGCTTCACAGTATGAAACAAGTCTGGGCAAGATTGAAAGTGGGCCCCATCACACCGGCCAGCCTGGGCTCCGGAGCAGTGGTACGGGTCTACACCGATATGCCGGGGGCTATGCCGCTGGATATCCCTGTCAGACCGGTCAGAAGCCCTTAA
- a CDS encoding MFS transporter gives MVDSSSERVKTDGTPLTDADIRRGLRTNIIAGCLGNAWANIAGGMPLTMLMNALGASGVMIGLTSTVGQLAMVLQMFSALVAERLPARKPYWATLVLLHRLLWFVPALLPLFVPPGTPWMVAAVVGVVALSSVLAQLGSAPWWSWMAELVPPQSRASFWGIRHSLVSVVGLLGMIGAGWALDLFNDPTQPRRVLNGFAIVFSVAACLGVADILVHLSVPEPKPGGTTSRGSLLQRFIQPLKSRDFLWLTLSMGVWTFGVGLIAQLSFVYLNRVYHIGYSAMSALVISGMVGASIAGFLWSYVMDRVGARNFGAVMMILAPALGLSWFFMLDTSVTLHIPFIKPFSLPQPILILLVVNIFGGLFYSGVGLSQVSLIAALMPTNGRTMAMAVHWSAIGALGALGPLVAGKVMDWMNAHPFQQPIIMPTGTAFGFFHVLVILQIALVWLVAVRMLLTVKQRKGEMTFRTALASLQVGNPLRMVTGTFNVMSLLNSTTSGGRAGAVRKLGEDRFRIAVRDLIEKLEDPSSQVREEAAMALGRIGGPDAIDALVQKLDDPNIDLMPQIARALRQTHDRSSVDALIRRLRDGDRETVSEIARTLGEIGDARASEPLLKVLQESHDSKVLSASSEALAKLGEMAAIYEILPRLQQTANPILKRSLAVAVADLIGEPGEFYRILIREQRNRGSEVAPLLDKLRILIESATQERMQDQGRALIEKTRQIEQAYTTGQLVGIEDSLFDLSIGLAALNYGVKFGGDTETFVETLIWHDSRFGVGVWYLELMRELPSSFCPDDTDALLGIYVQSLWVIT, from the coding sequence ATGGTTGATTCAAGTTCTGAAAGAGTTAAAACAGATGGGACCCCCCTGACCGACGCCGATATTCGCCGGGGATTGCGAACCAATATCATCGCGGGCTGTCTGGGAAATGCCTGGGCAAATATTGCCGGTGGCATGCCCTTAACCATGCTCATGAACGCCCTCGGGGCCAGCGGCGTGATGATCGGACTGACCTCCACCGTAGGCCAGTTGGCCATGGTGTTGCAGATGTTCTCGGCCCTGGTGGCTGAACGCCTGCCCGCACGCAAGCCCTACTGGGCCACGTTGGTACTGCTGCACCGACTGCTCTGGTTTGTCCCCGCCCTGTTGCCGCTCTTCGTCCCCCCCGGAACTCCCTGGATGGTGGCCGCCGTGGTCGGGGTCGTGGCCCTTAGTTCCGTCCTGGCGCAACTGGGCTCCGCCCCCTGGTGGAGCTGGATGGCCGAACTGGTCCCGCCTCAATCCCGGGCCAGTTTCTGGGGCATCCGCCACAGTCTGGTCTCGGTAGTCGGCCTGCTTGGCATGATCGGGGCCGGCTGGGCACTGGATTTGTTCAATGACCCGACCCAACCGCGTCGTGTGCTCAACGGGTTCGCCATTGTCTTCAGCGTCGCCGCATGTCTTGGCGTCGCTGACATTCTGGTCCACCTATCGGTGCCCGAACCCAAGCCGGGCGGCACGACCTCGCGTGGCAGTCTGTTGCAACGGTTTATTCAGCCTTTGAAGAGCCGGGATTTTCTCTGGCTGACCCTGTCCATGGGGGTCTGGACCTTCGGGGTCGGACTGATCGCCCAGCTCAGCTTTGTCTACCTGAATCGCGTATATCACATCGGCTATAGCGCCATGTCGGCACTGGTGATCAGCGGCATGGTCGGAGCGTCCATTGCCGGTTTTCTCTGGAGTTACGTCATGGATCGCGTGGGCGCACGCAATTTCGGGGCCGTCATGATGATTCTCGCCCCTGCTTTAGGCTTAAGCTGGTTCTTCATGCTCGACACCAGCGTCACGCTGCATATACCGTTCATTAAGCCATTCTCTCTTCCGCAACCCATCCTGATTCTTTTGGTTGTGAATATCTTCGGGGGGTTGTTCTATTCCGGCGTGGGCCTCTCTCAAGTCAGCTTGATCGCCGCCCTGATGCCCACCAATGGCCGGACCATGGCCATGGCCGTACACTGGAGCGCCATCGGAGCGCTAGGTGCCCTGGGCCCGTTGGTGGCAGGAAAAGTGATGGACTGGATGAATGCCCATCCCTTCCAACAGCCCATCATCATGCCCACCGGCACCGCCTTTGGCTTTTTCCATGTTCTGGTCATTCTGCAAATTGCACTCGTCTGGCTCGTGGCCGTCCGGATGCTTCTGACCGTAAAACAGCGTAAGGGTGAAATGACCTTCCGCACGGCTCTGGCCAGCCTGCAGGTGGGCAACCCCCTGCGCATGGTCACAGGAACCTTCAATGTGATGTCGTTGCTTAATTCCACCACCAGCGGGGGACGCGCGGGGGCCGTGCGCAAATTGGGCGAGGATCGCTTCCGGATCGCCGTACGCGATTTAATTGAGAAACTGGAGGACCCGTCCTCCCAGGTGCGGGAGGAAGCGGCCATGGCACTCGGCCGGATTGGCGGTCCGGATGCGATCGACGCACTGGTGCAAAAACTGGACGACCCGAATATCGACCTGATGCCGCAGATCGCCCGCGCCCTGCGCCAGACGCATGACCGCTCCAGTGTGGATGCCCTGATCCGCCGCCTCAGGGATGGGGATCGCGAAACGGTCTCTGAAATCGCACGCACTCTGGGTGAAATCGGGGACGCCCGCGCTTCGGAACCCCTCTTGAAGGTGTTGCAGGAGAGCCATGACTCCAAGGTCCTGTCCGCTTCAAGTGAGGCGCTTGCCAAACTGGGCGAAATGGCGGCCATTTATGAAATCCTTCCCCGCCTTCAGCAAACGGCCAATCCGATCCTGAAACGGTCCCTGGCCGTGGCCGTGGCGGACTTGATCGGGGAACCGGGCGAATTCTACCGCATCCTGATCCGGGAACAGCGCAACCGGGGCTCCGAGGTCGCGCCGCTCCTGGATAAATTGCGGATCTTAATTGAATCGGCCACTCAGGAACGCATGCAGGACCAGGGACGGGCCTTGATTGAAAAAACACGCCAAATCGAGCAGGCCTATACCACCGGCCAACTCGTCGGCATTGAGGACAGTCTGTTCGACTTATCCATCGGACTCGCGGCCCTGAATTACGGGGTGAAATTTGGGGGGGACACCGAAACGTTTGTCGAAACCCTCATCTGGCACGATTCGCGGTTCGGGGTCGGTGTGTGGTACCTGGAACTGATGCGCGAACTGCCCAGTTCGTTCTGCCCCGATGACACCGATGCCCTGCTGGGCATCTATGTCCAGTCGCTCTGGGTGATCACGTGA
- a CDS encoding DUF6508 domain-containing protein produces MKTCSIKETEELEAQHLANLLEFIPLFEDPAFCPAGQIPVDEENWPDEAFMKLVSRFMDACYKNGFIVRFDWENWEADAMTYVKDPVLLNGADLLVLRRLLTWHVRQNRFTKNHVATVIASGHILHVLKRLRDL; encoded by the coding sequence ATGAAAACCTGTTCCATTAAAGAAACTGAAGAGCTTGAAGCGCAACATCTGGCCAACCTGCTGGAATTCATCCCCCTGTTTGAGGACCCGGCGTTTTGTCCGGCCGGGCAGATTCCGGTTGATGAGGAGAACTGGCCGGATGAAGCCTTTATGAAGCTGGTCTCCCGCTTTATGGATGCCTGCTACAAAAATGGGTTTATCGTTCGCTTCGACTGGGAGAACTGGGAGGCCGACGCCATGACCTATGTCAAAGATCCGGTGTTACTCAACGGGGCCGACCTGCTGGTGTTGCGGCGGTTGCTAACCTGGCATGTCCGGCAGAATCGCTTTACCAAAAACCATGTGGCGACCGTGATCGCATCAGGTCATATCCTTCACGTGCTGAAACGCTTGCGTGATCTCTGA
- a CDS encoding HIT family protein yields MSNDCIFCKIIKGEIPCTRLYEDAEVLSFMDIAPVVKGHALVIPKAHHNPLMDTPPEVLQKLITVVQRIARAQMKGLHADGINVSQANGTVAGQVVPHIHFHVIPRFTTDGYHGNWLPKQYESPQELQTTADQIRQALC; encoded by the coding sequence ATGAGTAACGACTGTATCTTTTGCAAAATCATCAAGGGTGAAATCCCTTGCACCCGCCTCTATGAGGATGCGGAGGTCCTGTCATTTATGGACATCGCCCCCGTGGTGAAAGGCCATGCACTGGTCATCCCGAAGGCTCATCACAATCCCCTGATGGATACCCCACCGGAAGTCCTCCAGAAACTGATTACCGTCGTTCAACGCATCGCCCGCGCCCAGATGAAGGGCCTTCACGCCGACGGCATCAACGTCTCGCAAGCCAATGGCACGGTGGCGGGACAAGTGGTGCCGCACATTCATTTCCACGTCATCCCGCGTTTCACCACCGACGGCTACCATGGGAACTGGCTCCCAAAACAATACGAGAGTCCCCAGGAGCTACAAACGACCGCCGATCAGATCCGGCAAGCCCTTTGCTAA